A region of Streptomyces halobius DNA encodes the following proteins:
- a CDS encoding DUF4245 domain-containing protein — MRGRQTVRDMVLSLAVIGVLVGAIYFFIPHDDSPSAEKNAVKTVDYRLEATMARRAAPYPVAVPEGLPKTWRATSVSYKASNDGKGGAWHLGLLDPEQEYAAVEQSDAPAREFIKDVTLDAVKVGGQQVVASKKWDRYKGDTYNALVREEPGVTTVVTGTAPFGRLAELAASLEAKKGQETKKG; from the coding sequence ATGCGAGGCAGGCAAACGGTGCGGGACATGGTCCTGTCGCTGGCGGTGATCGGCGTTCTCGTCGGGGCGATCTATTTCTTCATCCCGCACGACGACAGCCCGAGTGCCGAGAAGAACGCGGTCAAGACGGTCGACTACCGGCTCGAGGCCACCATGGCCCGGCGCGCTGCGCCGTATCCGGTGGCCGTGCCCGAGGGGCTGCCGAAGACCTGGCGCGCCACCTCCGTCTCGTACAAGGCGAGCAACGACGGCAAGGGCGGCGCCTGGCACCTGGGGCTGCTCGATCCGGAGCAGGAGTACGCGGCGGTCGAGCAGAGCGATGCGCCCGCGCGCGAGTTCATCAAGGACGTGACGCTGGACGCGGTCAAGGTCGGGGGTCAGCAGGTCGTCGCCAGCAAGAAGTGGGACCGCTACAAGGGCGACACGTACAACGCCCTGGTCCGTGAGGAGCCGGGTGTGACCACCGTCGTCACCGGTACCGCGCCGTTCGGCCGGCTCGCGGAGCTGGCCGCCTCGCTGGAGGCGAAGAAGGGCCAGGAGACGAAGAAGGGCTGA